The following are encoded together in the Chiloscyllium plagiosum isolate BGI_BamShark_2017 chromosome 1, ASM401019v2, whole genome shotgun sequence genome:
- the rpl9 gene encoding 60S ribosomal protein L9 has product MKTILSNQVVDIPDSVDVTLKGRTVIVKGPRGMLRREFNHINLELSLLGVKKKKLRVDKWWGNRKELATVRTICSHVQNMIKGVTLGFRYKMRSVYAHFPINVVVQDSGSLVEIRNFLGEKYIRRVRMKPGVSCIVSQAQKDELVLEGNDIELVSNSAALIQQATTVKKKDIRKFLDGIYVSEKTTVVPQLSD; this is encoded by the exons ATGAAGACCATTCTCAGCAACCAGGTTGTTGACATTCCTGACAGCG TTGATGTGACTTTGAAGGGCCGAACAGTCATTGTAAAGGGGCCTCGAGGGATGTTGCGCAGAGAATTTAATCACATTAACCTAGAACTCAGTCTTCTTGgtgtgaagaaaaagaag CTTCGAGTTGACAAATGGTGGGGTAACAGAAAAGAGCTGGCCACAGTGCGGACAATCTGTAGTCATGTACAGAATATGATCAAGGGGGTCACATTA GGCTTCCGTTACAAGATGAGATCAGTCTATGCTCACTTCCCCATTAATGTGGTTGTTCAGGATTCCGGATCTCTAGTAGAAATCCGTAACTTCCTTGGAGAGAAGTATATTCGTAGAGTCCGTATGAAGCCAG GTGTTTCATGTATAGTTTCCCAGGCCCAGAAAGATGAGCTTGTTCTTGAGGGAAACGACATTGAGTTGGTGTCAAACTCTG CTGCTCTTATTCAACAAGCAACAACAGTGAAAAAGAAGGATATTCGTAAGTTCTTGGATGGCATCTATGTGAGCGAAAAGACCACTGTTGTTCCACAGCTCAGTGATTAA